A genomic stretch from Chloroflexota bacterium includes:
- a CDS encoding ABC transporter substrate-binding protein has product MSKKAVLSLFIVITTALAACGGGPTPSAAPAATQPATGGGPEKGGEIIIVYKDDLATLDPAIGYDWTNWPAIKLVFDGLLDYDSGTTIQPRIAEALPEVSADGLTYTFKLRQGVKFSNGRELNADDIVYTMTRVLDPKTGSPGAGFFVGIKGAQEFIDGSATSVEGIQAVDPSTVQFTLTAPDVTFLNKMALNFAFIVPKEEVEKAGENFGHAPVGTGPFVLKEWKAGQFLTFDRNPNYFFEGRPFLDKVTIEVGVEPDVALLRLEKGEIQLMGDPPPGADWTRISADPAWTDRIEVEATVNTTYIAINTTVAPFDNVKVRQALNYAIDKQRIVQLLNGRATVANQVLPPLMPGYDASYTGYDYNPDKAKALLTEAGFADGFETSIECISVDPQPKLCESFQQDLDKVGIKLTINTLAAPNVIDDAGNGKTPLVWSGGLAWTQDYPDPDDFYSPILGCDSNVAGGWNWSRYCNETVHARSKELLSMTDREGRMAAYKDLFKTLMDDAVWVPVINGQYTVAHSDKLHGQPTLTHPEHLFSYETMWLSK; this is encoded by the coding sequence ATGAGCAAGAAAGCTGTTCTCAGTCTATTCATCGTGATCACCACCGCCCTGGCGGCCTGCGGCGGCGGCCCAACACCTAGCGCCGCGCCCGCCGCCACCCAACCGGCAACGGGCGGCGGCCCTGAAAAGGGCGGCGAGATCATCATTGTCTACAAAGATGATCTCGCAACGCTCGACCCGGCCATCGGTTACGACTGGACGAACTGGCCGGCCATCAAGCTGGTGTTCGACGGCCTGCTCGACTACGACAGCGGCACGACCATCCAGCCGCGCATCGCCGAAGCCCTGCCCGAGGTGAGCGCCGACGGCCTGACCTACACCTTCAAACTCCGCCAGGGCGTCAAGTTTAGCAATGGCCGCGAACTTAATGCCGACGACATCGTTTATACGATGACTCGAGTCCTCGACCCGAAGACGGGCAGCCCCGGCGCGGGTTTCTTCGTGGGCATCAAGGGCGCGCAGGAGTTTATTGACGGCAGTGCAACTTCTGTCGAGGGCATCCAGGCGGTTGACCCGTCTACCGTCCAGTTCACCCTTACCGCGCCGGACGTGACTTTCCTCAACAAGATGGCCCTCAACTTCGCTTTCATCGTGCCGAAAGAAGAAGTGGAAAAGGCCGGAGAGAATTTCGGCCATGCGCCGGTGGGCACCGGGCCGTTTGTGTTGAAGGAATGGAAAGCCGGCCAGTTCCTTACCTTTGACCGCAACCCGAATTACTTTTTTGAAGGGCGGCCCTTCCTCGATAAAGTGACTATCGAAGTCGGCGTTGAACCCGACGTGGCCCTCCTTCGGTTGGAGAAGGGCGAAATCCAGTTGATGGGCGACCCGCCGCCCGGCGCGGACTGGACCCGAATCTCTGCCGATCCGGCCTGGACGGATCGGATCGAAGTTGAGGCGACGGTCAACACCACCTATATCGCCATCAACACGACGGTTGCCCCGTTCGATAACGTGAAAGTGCGGCAGGCCCTCAATTACGCCATTGACAAACAGCGTATCGTCCAATTGCTCAATGGCCGCGCTACGGTTGCCAATCAGGTTTTGCCACCGCTCATGCCGGGCTATGATGCCTCGTACACCGGCTACGACTACAACCCCGACAAGGCCAAGGCCTTGTTAACCGAGGCCGGTTTCGCAGACGGCTTTGAGACGAGCATTGAGTGCATCTCGGTGGACCCGCAACCCAAGCTGTGCGAGTCGTTCCAGCAAGACCTCGATAAAGTCGGCATCAAGCTCACCATCAACACCCTGGCCGCGCCGAACGTGATTGACGACGCCGGCAACGGCAAGACGCCGCTGGTGTGGTCGGGCGGCCTGGCCTGGACTCAGGACTACCCCGACCCCGACGATTTCTACAGCCCGATCCTGGGTTGCGACTCGAACGTGGCCGGCGGCTGGAACTGGTCGCGCTATTGCAACGAGACAGTTCACGCCAGGAGTAAGGAATTGCTGAGCATGACTGACCGCGAGGGACGCATGGCGGCTTACAAGGATTTGTTCAAGACGCTGATGGACGACGCGGTCTGGGTTCCGGTGATCAACGGCCAATACACCGTCGCTCACTCGGATAAACTCCACGGTCAGCCGACGCTGACTCACCCGGAGCATTTGTTCAGTTACGAAACGATGTGGTTGTCTAAATAG
- a CDS encoding ABC transporter permease, with product MAVTQSESDQVKSPEIVTLAQEGLAPAASEAGYFAVIWRRLRRDRAAMLGAVLVILIALVGLLAPLLAPHDPTEQFRDGLTPGGQPMPSTLLTEGSTRYLFGTDSNGRDLLSRILYGAQVSLLVGVLANTLAVALGLGIGSVAGYFGGWIEILLMRFTDIMMAFPTLLLAMALVAILKPSLWIIIVVIGLVYWTWIARVVYGQVLALRDRDFVTASRALGSSRRATLFRHILPQLVPTIIVWGTLGIATNVMLEASLSYLGIGVQPPTPSWGGMIQQGQSYYRTAPWMVIFPGLAIMITVFAFNLLGDGLRDALDPTQRGRA from the coding sequence ATGGCTGTTACCCAATCTGAGTCGGATCAAGTCAAATCTCCAGAAATTGTGACATTGGCGCAAGAAGGGCTGGCCCCGGCAGCGAGTGAGGCCGGCTACTTCGCCGTTATCTGGCGGCGCTTGCGACGCGACCGGGCGGCGATGTTGGGCGCAGTGTTGGTGATATTGATCGCCCTCGTCGGACTCCTCGCGCCGCTCCTCGCCCCGCACGATCCCACCGAACAATTTCGCGACGGGCTGACGCCGGGCGGCCAGCCCATGCCCAGCACTTTGCTCACGGAGGGGAGTACCCGCTACTTGTTCGGCACCGACTCGAACGGGCGCGACTTGCTCAGCCGAATCCTTTATGGCGCGCAAGTCAGCTTGCTGGTTGGCGTGTTGGCGAACACCCTAGCCGTCGCCCTCGGCCTGGGGATCGGCTCGGTCGCCGGATACTTCGGCGGCTGGATAGAAATCCTGCTCATGCGCTTCACCGACATCATGATGGCATTCCCGACTCTGTTGTTGGCGATGGCCCTGGTGGCGATCCTCAAACCGAGCCTGTGGATCATCATCGTCGTGATCGGGCTGGTGTACTGGACGTGGATCGCACGCGTGGTCTACGGGCAAGTGCTGGCCCTGCGCGACCGCGACTTTGTCACCGCCTCGCGCGCCCTCGGCTCCAGCCGCCGGGCCACCCTCTTTCGCCACATCCTGCCGCAACTCGTGCCCACCATCATCGTCTGGGGGACGCTGGGCATTGCCACCAACGTCATGCTCGAAGCCAGCCTGAGCTATCTTGGCATCGGGGTTCAGCCGCCGACTCCGAGTTGGGGCGGGATGATCCAGCAAGGCCAGTCGTACTACCGCACCGCGCCGTGGATGGTGATCTTCCCCGGCCTGGCCATCATGATCACCGTCTTCGCCTTCAACCTGCTGGGCGACGGCTTGCGCGACGCCCTCGACCCGACTCAACGAGGCCGCGCCTAA
- a CDS encoding ABC transporter permease, with translation MWTFLARRIVQTLPVLLGVSIITFVLIYLLPADPARMYAGPSATVETVARIRHELGLDQSLVVQYWTYITHAVRGDLGFSYRKQIAVTELILSRMPYTLALTLAGIFVELLIGLPVGIASAVARGKWADRAGMFIALVGISAPPFWLGLLLLYWFGFRLPILPLGGADEATSIVLPALTAGLGGAAWYARMMRSSTLDILSTDYVRTARAKGRSLFGVVVRHVLPNALNPIITMAGMDIPWFIGGVVLVERVFNWPGVGRMAVEAIETVDVPLILGTVIFTAVMVVASGILIDVVQGLVDPRIRHSRQS, from the coding sequence ATGTGGACTTTTCTCGCCCGCCGCATCGTTCAGACTCTGCCCGTCCTGCTCGGAGTTTCGATCATCACCTTTGTGCTGATCTACCTTCTGCCTGCTGACCCGGCGCGCATGTATGCCGGGCCGAGTGCGACTGTCGAGACGGTTGCGCGCATCCGTCACGAACTGGGACTCGATCAATCGCTGGTAGTGCAATACTGGACCTATATCACTCATGCTGTTCGCGGCGACCTCGGCTTCTCGTATCGCAAGCAGATCGCCGTCACCGAATTGATCCTCAGCCGCATGCCTTACACCCTGGCCCTCACCCTCGCCGGAATCTTCGTCGAGTTGCTGATCGGCCTGCCGGTGGGGATCGCCTCGGCGGTGGCTCGGGGGAAGTGGGCGGATCGGGCCGGGATGTTCATCGCCCTGGTCGGCATCTCCGCGCCGCCGTTCTGGTTGGGCTTGCTTCTGCTCTACTGGTTCGGCTTCCGCCTGCCCATTCTGCCGCTTGGCGGGGCCGACGAAGCCACCAGCATCGTGCTTCCCGCCCTCACCGCCGGGCTGGGCGGAGCGGCCTGGTACGCCCGCATGATGCGCTCCAGCACGCTCGACATCCTCTCGACCGATTACGTCCGCACCGCGCGAGCTAAGGGCCGCTCGCTGTTCGGCGTCGTCGTCCGCCACGTCTTGCCGAATGCCCTCAACCCCATCATCACCATGGCTGGCATGGACATCCCGTGGTTCATCGGCGGGGTCGTGCTAGTCGAGCGCGTCTTCAACTGGCCGGGGGTAGGGCGGATGGCGGTTGAAGCGATTGAGACGGTGGACGTGCCGTTGATTCTGGGGACGGTGATCTTCACAGCGGTGATGGTGGTGGCAAGCGGCATTCTCATTGATGTGGTTCAGGGCCTGGTTGACCCGCGTATCCGGCATAGCCGGCAAAGTTAG
- a CDS encoding lipoate--protein ligase family protein yields the protein MSEYDLTRWRLLHTNPTDGPMNMAIDESILLGVAEGTSPPTLRFFAWTPPCLSLGYAQPLADVDHERLVARGYDLVRRPTGGKAILHTDELTYSVITPQTDPRVAGGIVESYRRLSAGLVRGLELMDLIARNDAVYSTTETTESTEKNSVDSVLSVVKKVENPVCFETPSNYEITIIGKKLIGSAQARKQGVVLQHGTLPLTGDITRICDALAFANEAERERAKERVRARAITLELALGVVVSWEQAANAMKHGFREALKLEFESGMLSAGEMERARELRERKYRGVQ from the coding sequence ATGAGCGAATATGATCTAACCCGCTGGCGCTTGCTTCACACCAACCCGACCGACGGGCCGATGAATATGGCGATTGACGAATCGATTCTGCTCGGCGTGGCCGAGGGCACGTCGCCCCCTACCCTGCGCTTCTTCGCCTGGACGCCACCGTGCCTCTCGCTCGGCTACGCTCAACCTTTGGCCGACGTTGATCACGAACGACTCGTGGCGCGCGGCTACGACCTGGTGCGCCGCCCGACCGGCGGCAAAGCCATCTTGCACACCGACGAGTTGACCTACTCGGTCATCACCCCGCAGACCGACCCGCGTGTGGCGGGCGGCATCGTGGAAAGCTACCGGCGGTTGAGCGCAGGACTGGTGCGTGGGTTGGAATTGATGGACTTGATCGCCCGAAACGATGCAGTCTATTCCACCACAGAGACCACAGAGAGCACGGAGAAAAACTCTGTGGACTCCGTGCTCTCTGTGGTGAAGAAAGTCGAGAACCCGGTTTGTTTTGAGACGCCGTCGAACTACGAGATCACCATCATTGGCAAGAAGTTGATCGGGAGCGCCCAGGCCCGCAAGCAGGGCGTGGTGTTACAACACGGCACCCTGCCCCTCACCGGCGACATCACTCGCATTTGCGATGCGCTGGCCTTTGCAAACGAAGCCGAACGCGAGAGAGCCAAAGAGCGGGTGCGCGCCCGCGCCATTACGCTTGAACTGGCCTTAGGCGTGGTTGTCTCGTGGGAACAGGCGGCTAACGCAATGAAGCACGGCTTCCGCGAGGCGTTGAAGTTGGAGTTTGAGAGCGGGATGTTGAGCGCGGGGGAGATGGAGAGGGCGAGGGAGTTGAGGGAGAGGAAGTATCGGGGTGTTCAGTAG
- a CDS encoding acetamidase/formamidase family protein, giving the protein MAKHHLDDTQPHAFWDNSYPPRVRIKPGDTVVFETLEASAKQVTPQSSHEAVAHLDFGVIHPLTGPVYVEGAEPGDGLGVEVISIKHKGWGWNSVIPGFGLLPDDFPNPYLHHYKLTGNRCIFRDDIIIPYEPFCGVMGVGPREAGRVNTIPPRENGGNIDIRHLTPGSRVLFPVLTPGALFSCADCHSAQGDGEVNGTGIETPMTVTLRFHLMKGANIPELRFITPPGKKLTVTDEGGYFVATAHGPDLFKDAQQAIRYMIDHLSSEHNMTREQAYCLCGAAVDLKISEIVDAPNWIVSAYLPLSIFVKKEAKPAAKPKAKAKVKPKAKAKAKAKRAKR; this is encoded by the coding sequence ATGGCCAAACATCATCTCGACGACACCCAGCCTCATGCGTTCTGGGACAACTCGTATCCGCCGCGCGTCCGCATCAAGCCGGGCGACACGGTGGTGTTCGAGACGCTCGAAGCCTCGGCGAAGCAGGTCACGCCGCAATCCTCGCACGAGGCGGTCGCCCATCTCGACTTCGGCGTGATCCACCCCCTCACCGGGCCGGTGTACGTGGAAGGCGCGGAACCGGGCGACGGTCTTGGGGTGGAAGTGATCAGCATCAAACACAAAGGGTGGGGATGGAATTCGGTCATCCCCGGCTTTGGCCTCTTGCCCGACGATTTCCCCAATCCATATTTGCACCATTACAAACTCACGGGCAATCGCTGTATCTTCCGCGACGACATCATCATTCCCTACGAACCGTTTTGCGGGGTGATGGGCGTGGGGCCGAGGGAAGCGGGGCGGGTGAACACCATCCCGCCGCGCGAGAACGGCGGCAACATTGACATCCGTCACCTCACGCCCGGCTCGCGGGTGCTGTTCCCGGTGCTGACTCCGGGCGCGCTGTTCTCGTGCGCCGACTGCCACTCGGCCCAGGGCGACGGCGAAGTGAACGGAACCGGAATCGAGACGCCGATGACGGTGACTCTGCGCTTCCACCTGATGAAGGGCGCGAACATCCCCGAACTGCGCTTCATCACCCCGCCGGGCAAGAAGCTCACGGTGACGGACGAAGGCGGCTACTTCGTCGCCACCGCCCACGGCCCCGACCTGTTCAAGGACGCCCAGCAGGCGATCCGCTACATGATTGATCACCTGTCGTCGGAGCACAACATGACCCGCGAGCAGGCCTACTGCCTGTGCGGCGCGGCGGTGGACTTGAAGATCAGCGAGATCGTGGACGCGCCGAACTGGATCGTCTCGGCCTATTTGCCGTTGAGCATTTTTGTGAAGAAGGAAGCGAAGCCGGCGGCAAAGCCGAAAGCTAAAGCGAAGGTAAAGCCGAAGGCAAAGGCTAAAGCAAAGGCGAAGAGGGCGAAGAGGTAA